In one window of Mytilus trossulus isolate FHL-02 chromosome 7, PNRI_Mtr1.1.1.hap1, whole genome shotgun sequence DNA:
- the LOC134726430 gene encoding complement C1q and tumor necrosis factor-related protein 9B-like: protein MLSGQPFKYVLYVSVFSCLCGSFFASDRRFIMNGLNSTNVDLRFQQMDQTIQTLKTQVSTYDNVVLSMQSKVSHLESTVKRLSASDCPAIAFMTTLKNTLLHVQSGVQLKFDNVILNSGNAYNSFHGNFIAPRTGTYFFTYSITSTAHSWIRIKLLRNGIDVGHLINTDHDSYLKTTESVLVHLNQNDDVWLQTDDAQGPDSIGIMSGFHSLESHFAGFLLFCN from the exons ATGCTTTCCGGTCAACCATTCAAATATGTACTGTATGTATCAGTGTTCAGCTGCTTATGTGGCTCATTTTTTGCAAGCGATAGGCGTTTCATAATGAATGGTTTGAACTCGACCAATGTGGATTTACGTTTTCAACAAATGGACCAGACGATACAAACTCTTAAAACACAAGTGTCAACCTATGACAATGTTGTTTTATCTATGCAGTCGAAAGTTAGCCATCTGGAGTCAACTGTTAAGCGGCtatcag CATCTGATTGTCCAGCTATAGCGTTCATGACGACTCTTAAGAATACCTTGCTGCACGTGCAAAGTGGTGTTCAGTTGAAATTTGACAACGTCATACTTAATTCTGGAAATGCATACAACTCGTTCCATGGAAATTTCATTGCACCAAGAACAGGGACATATTTTTTCACCTACAGCATAACTTCAACTGCACACTCATGGATCCGAATAAAATTGCTCCGAAATGGTATAGACGTTGGCCACTTAATTAACACTGATCACGattcttatttaaaaacaacagagTCAGTGCTCGTACATCTTAACCAAAATGATGATGTTTGGTTACAAACAGATGACGCGCAGGGTCCAGATTCGATTGGAATTATGAGTGGTTTTCATTCTTTGGAAAGTCACTTTGCAGgttttctgttattttgtaattaa